One Curtobacterium sp. BH-2-1-1 genomic region harbors:
- the infC gene encoding translation initiation factor IF-3, protein MKELRIPDPRTNDRIRVPEVRLVGPQGEQVGVVPIAVALRLAQEAELDLVEVAPNSKPPVAKIMDYGKFKYEAAQKAKEARRNQVNTDLKEVRFRLKIDVHDYETKRKRAEGFLLGGDKVKAMILFRGREQSRPEQGVRLLQKFAEEIAEFGVVESRPTQDGRNMTMIIAPLKNKSDVKGEQNAKRAAQKAERRASEHAAKGKDETTDVAPEPAQAEAPAE, encoded by the coding sequence TTGAAGGAGCTCCGCATTCCCGATCCCCGTACCAACGACCGAATCCGCGTCCCCGAGGTCCGACTCGTCGGCCCCCAGGGCGAGCAGGTCGGCGTTGTCCCCATCGCCGTCGCACTGCGCCTCGCGCAGGAAGCCGAGCTGGATCTGGTCGAGGTCGCGCCGAACTCGAAGCCGCCCGTGGCGAAGATCATGGACTACGGCAAGTTCAAGTACGAGGCCGCTCAGAAGGCCAAGGAAGCGCGTCGCAACCAGGTGAACACGGACCTCAAGGAAGTCCGTTTCCGCCTGAAGATCGACGTGCACGACTACGAGACGAAGCGCAAGCGCGCCGAGGGCTTCCTCCTCGGTGGCGACAAGGTGAAGGCGATGATCCTCTTCCGTGGCCGCGAGCAGTCGCGTCCGGAGCAGGGTGTCCGTCTCCTCCAGAAGTTCGCCGAGGAGATCGCCGAGTTCGGTGTCGTCGAGTCGCGTCCGACCCAGGACGGCCGCAACATGACGATGATCATCGCCCCGCTCAAGAACAAGTCCGACGTCAAGGGCGAGCAGAACGCCAAGCGCGCTGCTCAGAAGGCCGAGCGTCGTGCGTCGGAGCACGCTGCGAAGGGCAAGGACGAGACCACCGACGTGGCTCCCGAGCCCGCGCAGGCCGAAGCTCCCGCCGAATAG
- the rpmI gene encoding 50S ribosomal protein L35 — translation MPKQKTHSGSKKRFKVTGSGKIMKQQAGMRHNLEVKSAKRKARLNEDQVLAKADAKNVKKLLGH, via the coding sequence ATGCCCAAGCAGAAGACCCACTCCGGGTCGAAGAAGCGCTTCAAGGTCACCGGCAGCGGCAAGATCATGAAGCAGCAGGCCGGTATGCGTCACAACCTCGAGGTCAAGAGCGCCAAGCGCAAGGCCCGCCTCAACGAGGACCAGGTCCTCGCCAAGGCTGACGCGAAGAACGTCAAGAAGCTCCTCGGCCACTGA
- the rplT gene encoding 50S ribosomal protein L20, translating into MARVKRAVNAAKKRRVILERAEGYRGQRSRLYRKAKEQVTHSLVYAYRDRHAKKGEFRRLWIQRINAASRANGLTYNRLIQGLGLAGVEVDRRILADLAVNNPETFAALVETAKKALPADTSAPKAA; encoded by the coding sequence ATGGCACGAGTAAAGAGAGCGGTCAACGCCGCCAAGAAGCGCCGCGTCATCCTCGAGCGCGCCGAGGGCTACCGCGGTCAGCGTTCGCGTCTGTACCGCAAGGCCAAGGAGCAGGTCACCCACTCCCTCGTCTACGCGTACCGCGACCGTCACGCGAAGAAGGGCGAGTTCCGTCGCCTCTGGATCCAGCGCATCAACGCCGCGTCGCGTGCGAACGGCCTGACCTACAACCGCCTCATCCAGGGCCTCGGCCTTGCCGGCGTCGAGGTCGACCGTCGCATCCTCGCGGACCTCGCGGTGAACAACCCCGAGACGTTCGCGGCGCTCGTCGAGACCGCCAAGAAGGCGCTCCCGGCCGACACCTCGGCCCCGAAGGCTGCGTAG
- a CDS encoding RNA methyltransferase, translating into MSDLLENPKAGRVRAVAALSKKDVRADTGLFLLEGPQAVREAIEYRPELLRELYVTPTAAARYGLDDAPVDTWFVTEQVLDAMADTVTPQGVVAVCQQFPTSVKDVFPDAGAAQEARGGLPGIVAILEEVRDPGNAGTIIRAADAAGADAVVLTGRSVDPYNPKVVRSTTGSLFHVPVSVGVTLADAVSRARGLGYTILAADVSGDDLPEVRADGMLDGPTAWVFGNEARGLTTEDLALVDRAVKVPIYGKAESMNLATAASVCLYESAFAQRTARPSTGD; encoded by the coding sequence GTGAGCGATCTCCTCGAGAACCCCAAGGCCGGCCGTGTCCGTGCCGTCGCAGCGCTGTCGAAGAAGGACGTGCGCGCCGACACGGGCCTGTTCCTGCTCGAAGGGCCGCAGGCGGTGCGTGAGGCGATCGAGTACCGCCCGGAGCTCCTCCGCGAGCTCTACGTGACCCCGACGGCGGCCGCGCGCTACGGCCTCGACGACGCGCCGGTCGACACGTGGTTCGTGACCGAACAGGTCCTCGACGCGATGGCGGACACGGTGACGCCGCAGGGCGTCGTCGCGGTGTGCCAGCAGTTCCCGACGTCGGTGAAGGACGTCTTCCCCGACGCCGGTGCCGCCCAGGAGGCGCGTGGCGGCCTGCCGGGGATCGTCGCGATCCTCGAAGAGGTGCGTGATCCGGGCAACGCCGGCACCATCATCCGTGCGGCCGACGCCGCCGGCGCCGACGCGGTGGTCCTCACCGGGCGCAGCGTCGACCCGTACAACCCGAAGGTCGTGCGGTCGACCACGGGCTCGCTCTTCCACGTGCCGGTGTCGGTCGGCGTGACGCTCGCCGACGCGGTCTCCCGTGCCCGGGGCCTCGGGTACACGATCCTGGCCGCCGACGTCTCGGGCGACGACCTGCCCGAGGTCCGCGCCGACGGCATGCTCGACGGTCCGACCGCGTGGGTGTTCGGCAACGAAGCACGTGGTCTGACCACCGAGGACCTCGCCCTCGTCGACCGCGCCGTGAAGGTGCCGATCTACGGCAAGGCGGAGTCGATGAACCTCGCGACCGCGGCGTCCGTCTGCCTGTACGAGTCGGCGTTCGCGCAGCGCACGGCTCGTCCCTCCACAGGCGACTGA
- the pheS gene encoding phenylalanine--tRNA ligase subunit alpha has translation MSEPLEISESAVADAVDRALAAVRATTTVAELKQARAEHTGEQSALARMNASMRSVPKEQKAAAGKLVGQARGQVNAAIAEQESVLAEAEERARLDAERVDVTALPVRRAPGSRHPLSLLNETVADIFVGMGWEVAEGPELEHEWFNFDALNFDPDHPARAMADTIFVEPVERHLVMRTHTSPVQVRSLLSRDLPLYVIAPGRVYRADELDATHLPVFTQVEGIAIDKGLTMAHLRGTLEHFARQMFGAEAQIRLRPNYFPFTEPSAEMDVWQPNAKGGARWVEWGGCGMVNPNVLRAAGIDPAEYQGFAFGMGIERTLQFRNGLNDMRDFLEGDIRFSQQFGTVV, from the coding sequence GTGTCAGAACCTCTCGAGATCAGCGAATCGGCCGTCGCCGACGCCGTGGACCGGGCCCTCGCGGCGGTCCGCGCCACGACGACCGTCGCCGAGCTGAAGCAGGCCAGGGCCGAGCACACCGGCGAACAGTCCGCGCTGGCGCGGATGAACGCGTCGATGCGCAGCGTGCCGAAGGAGCAGAAGGCGGCCGCGGGCAAGCTCGTCGGACAGGCCCGTGGGCAGGTGAACGCGGCGATCGCCGAGCAGGAGTCCGTGCTCGCCGAAGCCGAGGAACGTGCACGCCTCGACGCCGAGCGCGTCGACGTCACCGCGCTCCCGGTCCGCCGCGCGCCCGGCTCGCGGCACCCGCTGTCGCTCCTCAACGAGACCGTGGCCGACATCTTCGTCGGCATGGGGTGGGAAGTCGCGGAAGGCCCCGAGCTCGAGCACGAGTGGTTCAACTTCGACGCGCTGAACTTCGACCCGGACCACCCGGCCCGGGCCATGGCCGACACGATCTTCGTCGAGCCGGTCGAGCGCCACCTCGTCATGCGCACGCACACCTCTCCGGTGCAGGTGCGGTCGCTGCTCTCGCGCGACCTACCGCTCTACGTCATCGCGCCGGGCCGGGTGTACCGCGCCGACGAGCTCGACGCCACGCACCTGCCGGTCTTCACCCAGGTCGAGGGCATCGCGATCGACAAGGGCCTGACGATGGCGCACCTGCGCGGCACGCTCGAGCACTTCGCGCGCCAGATGTTCGGGGCCGAGGCGCAGATCCGTCTCCGCCCGAACTACTTCCCGTTCACCGAACCCAGCGCCGAGATGGACGTCTGGCAGCCGAACGCCAAGGGCGGCGCCCGGTGGGTCGAGTGGGGCGGCTGCGGCATGGTCAACCCGAACGTCCTGCGCGCCGCCGGCATCGACCCGGCCGAGTACCAGGGCTTCGCGTTCGGCATGGGCATCGAGCGGACGCTGCAGTTCCGCAACGGCCTGAACGACATGCGTGACTTCCTCGAGGGCGACATCCGCTTCTCGCAGCAGTTCGGAACGGTGGTCTGA
- the pheT gene encoding phenylalanine--tRNA ligase subunit beta, producing the protein MRVPLRWLGESVDLPDDVTLEHVHAALVSVGFEEEDVHTYDLTGPIVVGRVLEREPEPQKNGKTINWCQVDVGEPEPRGIVCGAHNFDVGDLVVVTLPGAVLPGPFPIAARKTYGHVSDGMIASARELGLGDEHDGILRFADLGMDPEVGADAIALLGLDDAAVEINVTPDRGYVLSMRGVAREYAHATGATFHDPVERVTPRSAEGFPVVIDDRAPVRGRVGAHTFVTRVVRGIDPTAKTPAWMVSRLALAGVRSISLPVDITNYVMFELGQPLHGYDLRTLQGGLGVRRAAAGETLTTLDHVERTLDPEDLVITDDSGPVGLAGVMGGARTEISDATTDVLIEAAGFDQTSIARTARRHKLPSEASRRFERGVDPLVAEAAANRAVELLVELAGGTADPLGSTLVDTEPRPTVTMRIARPAELVGVDYTDAEVIDTLRAIGASVDVDGDTLAVVPPTWRPDLTDDTTLVEEVARIVGYDRIPSVLPVAPPGRGLTVHQQARRRVAAALAADGLVEVVTAPFVSQATQDAYPGIDGAGGPSVVLANALDSEQSLLRRSGVPALVDAARRNVSRGLVDVALYETSRVFLPVAGETLGTDTVPAGAVLPDRDTLAALDASLPPQPFHVSALLTGNRVVKQPGVQPEPYGIADALDVARAVAWAVGVELTVAQTTHPSLHPGRAASLLVDGTVVGVAGELLPELTEAAVLPRVVAVVELDLDAMVRAAPELVSVAPIVSYPAATQDLSLVVGAGVPAGDVLDAVRTGAGELLEYARLVDDYRGTGVDEGQKSLTFALRFRATDRTLTAAEATEARDGAVRRAGERFGATLRD; encoded by the coding sequence ATGCGCGTCCCACTCCGTTGGCTCGGCGAGTCCGTCGACCTCCCCGACGACGTCACCCTCGAGCACGTCCACGCGGCGCTCGTGTCGGTGGGCTTCGAGGAAGAGGACGTCCACACCTACGACCTCACGGGCCCGATCGTCGTCGGCCGCGTGCTCGAGCGCGAGCCCGAGCCGCAGAAGAACGGCAAGACGATCAACTGGTGCCAGGTGGACGTCGGTGAGCCCGAGCCCCGCGGCATCGTGTGCGGCGCGCACAACTTCGACGTCGGCGACCTCGTCGTCGTCACGCTCCCCGGCGCCGTCCTGCCCGGCCCGTTCCCGATCGCCGCACGCAAGACCTACGGGCACGTGTCCGACGGCATGATCGCCTCGGCACGCGAGCTCGGTCTCGGCGACGAGCACGACGGCATCCTCCGCTTCGCGGACCTCGGCATGGATCCCGAGGTCGGCGCGGACGCCATCGCGCTCCTCGGTCTCGACGACGCCGCGGTGGAGATCAACGTGACCCCGGACCGCGGGTACGTGCTGAGCATGCGCGGCGTCGCTCGCGAGTACGCCCACGCCACCGGCGCGACCTTCCACGACCCGGTCGAGCGGGTCACCCCCCGCAGCGCCGAGGGCTTCCCGGTCGTGATCGACGACCGGGCCCCGGTGCGTGGCCGGGTCGGCGCGCACACGTTCGTCACCCGTGTCGTCCGTGGCATCGACCCGACCGCGAAGACCCCGGCGTGGATGGTCTCGCGCCTCGCCCTCGCCGGTGTCCGGTCGATCTCGCTGCCCGTCGACATCACGAACTACGTCATGTTCGAGCTCGGTCAGCCGCTGCACGGGTACGACCTCCGGACGCTGCAGGGCGGGCTCGGTGTCCGTCGTGCTGCTGCCGGCGAGACCCTGACGACCCTCGACCACGTCGAACGGACGCTCGACCCGGAAGACCTCGTCATCACCGACGACTCCGGTCCCGTCGGCCTCGCCGGCGTGATGGGCGGTGCCCGGACCGAGATCTCCGACGCGACCACCGACGTCCTGATCGAGGCGGCCGGCTTCGACCAGACCTCCATCGCCCGGACCGCGCGTCGGCACAAGCTCCCGAGCGAGGCGTCCCGACGCTTCGAGCGCGGTGTCGACCCGCTCGTGGCCGAGGCCGCTGCGAACCGTGCGGTCGAGCTCCTCGTCGAGCTCGCGGGCGGCACCGCGGACCCCCTCGGCTCGACGCTCGTCGACACCGAGCCCCGTCCGACGGTCACGATGCGCATCGCCCGTCCGGCCGAGCTCGTCGGAGTCGACTACACCGACGCCGAGGTCATCGACACCCTGCGCGCGATCGGTGCGTCGGTCGACGTCGACGGGGACACGCTCGCCGTCGTGCCGCCGACCTGGCGCCCCGACCTCACCGACGACACCACCCTCGTCGAAGAGGTCGCGCGCATCGTCGGCTACGACCGCATCCCGAGCGTCCTCCCCGTCGCGCCGCCCGGACGTGGTCTGACCGTTCACCAGCAGGCACGTCGTCGCGTCGCCGCTGCACTCGCCGCCGACGGCCTGGTCGAGGTCGTCACCGCGCCCTTCGTGTCGCAGGCGACGCAGGACGCCTACCCGGGCATCGACGGTGCCGGCGGGCCGAGCGTGGTCCTCGCGAACGCCCTCGACAGCGAGCAGAGCCTCCTCCGTCGCAGCGGGGTGCCGGCACTCGTCGACGCCGCCCGCCGCAACGTGTCGCGCGGCCTCGTCGACGTCGCGCTCTACGAGACCTCGCGGGTGTTCCTGCCGGTCGCGGGCGAGACGCTCGGTACCGACACGGTCCCGGCCGGCGCCGTGCTCCCGGACCGCGACACCCTCGCCGCGCTCGACGCGTCCCTGCCGCCGCAGCCGTTCCACGTGTCAGCGCTGCTCACCGGCAACCGGGTCGTGAAGCAGCCCGGCGTACAGCCCGAGCCGTACGGCATCGCGGACGCACTCGACGTCGCGCGCGCCGTCGCGTGGGCGGTCGGGGTCGAGCTCACGGTGGCGCAGACGACGCACCCGTCCCTGCACCCGGGCCGTGCGGCATCGCTCCTCGTGGACGGAACCGTCGTCGGCGTCGCGGGTGAACTCCTGCCCGAGCTGACCGAGGCAGCGGTCCTGCCGCGCGTCGTCGCGGTCGTCGAACTCGACCTCGACGCCATGGTCCGGGCGGCGCCCGAACTGGTGTCGGTGGCACCGATCGTGTCCTACCCGGCGGCGACGCAGGACCTGTCCCTCGTGGTGGGTGCCGGCGTACCGGCGGGTGACGTACTGGATGCGGTGCGCACTGGTGCCGGAGAGCTGTTGGAGTATGCTCGCCTCGTGGATGACTACCGGGGCACCGGCGTGGACGAGGGACAGAAGTCCCTGACGTTCGCGCTGCGCTTCCGCGCCACGGACCGCACGCTGACCGCTGCCGAGGCCACTGAGGCCCGTGACGGCGCCGTCCGACGTGCCGGCGAGCGATTCGGGGCGACCCTGCGCGACTGA
- a CDS encoding N-acetyl-gamma-glutamyl-phosphate reductase, which yields MSVSVAVAGASGYAGGELLRVLSAHPEFDVRTVTAFSNAGQPLIATQPHLRSLSHLTLEPTTAENLRGHDVVFLALPHGQSGAITAELGGDALVVDCGADHRLTDPAAWEAFYGGDYHGAWTYGLPELLHAAPTPGSADEWRDVDDIQTQSRQRAALVGTKRIAVPGCNVTAVTLGIQPGIQAGLIESDDLVAVLSVGPSGAGKKLASTYLASEIMGSASAYAVGGKHRHIPEIQQNLVVAGASEVTISFTPVLVPMSRGILATTTAKLAPGVSARDVRLAWEQAYADEPFVHLLSEGEFPRVADTIGANTALIGLAVDEAAGRVVAVSALDNLAKGTAGAAVQSTNIALGFPETLGLSVDGVAP from the coding sequence ATGTCCGTATCCGTCGCCGTGGCGGGAGCCTCCGGCTACGCGGGCGGTGAGCTCCTGCGCGTGCTCTCCGCCCATCCCGAGTTCGACGTCAGGACGGTGACGGCGTTCTCGAACGCCGGACAGCCGCTCATCGCGACGCAGCCGCACCTCCGCTCGCTGTCGCACCTGACCCTCGAGCCGACGACGGCGGAGAACCTGCGCGGACACGACGTCGTGTTCCTGGCGCTGCCGCACGGCCAGTCCGGGGCCATCACCGCGGAGCTCGGCGGCGACGCCCTCGTCGTGGACTGCGGCGCGGACCACCGGCTGACGGACCCGGCGGCGTGGGAAGCGTTCTACGGCGGCGACTACCACGGCGCGTGGACCTACGGGCTGCCGGAGCTGCTGCACGCGGCGCCGACGCCCGGGTCGGCGGACGAGTGGCGTGACGTGGACGACATCCAGACGCAGAGCCGGCAGCGGGCGGCGCTCGTGGGGACGAAGCGGATCGCCGTCCCCGGGTGCAACGTGACCGCGGTCACGCTCGGCATCCAGCCGGGCATCCAGGCCGGGCTGATCGAGTCGGACGACCTCGTGGCCGTGCTGAGCGTCGGCCCGAGCGGTGCCGGCAAGAAGCTCGCGAGCACGTACCTGGCGTCCGAGATCATGGGCTCCGCGAGCGCGTACGCGGTCGGCGGGAAGCACCGCCACATCCCGGAGATCCAGCAGAACCTCGTGGTCGCCGGCGCGTCCGAGGTGACGATCTCGTTCACCCCGGTCCTCGTGCCCATGTCCCGCGGCATCCTGGCGACGACGACTGCGAAGCTCGCGCCCGGTGTGAGCGCCCGTGACGTCCGGCTCGCCTGGGAGCAGGCCTACGCCGACGAGCCCTTCGTGCACCTCCTGTCCGAGGGCGAGTTCCCCCGGGTCGCCGACACCATCGGCGCGAACACCGCACTGATCGGGCTGGCGGTCGACGAGGCCGCCGGTCGCGTCGTCGCGGTGAGCGCCCTCGACAACCTGGCCAAAGGCACCGCCGGTGCTGCGGTCCAGTCGACGAACATCGCCCTGGGCTTCCCGGAGACCCTCGGCCTCAGCGTGGACGGAGTCGCACCGTGA
- the argJ gene encoding bifunctional glutamate N-acetyltransferase/amino-acid acetyltransferase ArgJ, whose translation MTDASQPTHTDPGLQGVTAAAGFRAAGVTAGLKSSGKPDVALVVNDGPDAAVAAVFTSNRAQAHPVIWSRQAVGDGTARAVVLNSGGANCFTGPFGFQTTHMTAEAVGEALGIGAGDVVVCSTGLIGVGDQTFRDNVLRGVDLASAALSADGGPDAATAIMTTDTKPKQSVVTEDGWTVGGMAKGAGMLAPGLATMLVVITTDAVVGSDELDQALRAATRVTFDRVDSDGCMSTNDTVVLLSSGASGVTPEVGDFQEALTAVCADLARQLQQDAEGASHDIAIHVVNAATEDDAVTVGRSVARNNLFKAAVFGNDPNWGRVLAAIGTTDAEFDPYAVDVSMNGVRVCHAGAPDEPSDRVDLTPRDTDVLIDLGVGPFSATILTNDLTHDYVHENSAYTS comes from the coding sequence GTGACCGACGCAAGCCAGCCCACCCACACCGACCCGGGCCTCCAGGGCGTCACCGCGGCAGCGGGCTTCCGCGCGGCCGGCGTGACGGCCGGTCTCAAGTCGAGCGGCAAGCCCGACGTTGCCCTCGTCGTCAACGACGGGCCGGACGCCGCAGTGGCCGCGGTCTTCACCAGCAACCGTGCCCAGGCGCACCCCGTGATCTGGTCGCGCCAGGCGGTCGGCGACGGTACCGCCCGAGCGGTCGTCCTGAACTCCGGCGGCGCAAACTGCTTCACCGGTCCGTTCGGCTTCCAGACCACCCACATGACCGCCGAAGCCGTGGGCGAGGCGCTCGGCATCGGCGCCGGCGACGTCGTCGTCTGCTCGACCGGCCTCATCGGGGTCGGCGACCAGACGTTCCGCGACAACGTCCTCAGGGGCGTCGACCTCGCGAGTGCGGCACTGTCGGCCGACGGCGGTCCGGACGCCGCGACCGCCATCATGACCACCGACACGAAGCCGAAGCAGTCGGTCGTCACCGAGGACGGCTGGACCGTCGGCGGCATGGCCAAGGGCGCGGGCATGCTCGCACCCGGGCTCGCGACGATGCTCGTCGTGATCACCACGGACGCCGTCGTCGGCTCGGACGAGCTCGACCAGGCGCTCCGGGCCGCCACCCGCGTCACCTTCGACCGGGTCGACTCGGACGGCTGCATGTCGACGAACGACACCGTGGTGCTGCTGTCCTCCGGCGCGAGCGGCGTCACGCCCGAGGTCGGCGACTTCCAAGAAGCCCTGACCGCGGTCTGCGCCGACCTCGCACGGCAGCTGCAGCAGGACGCCGAGGGCGCGAGCCACGACATCGCGATCCACGTCGTGAACGCCGCGACCGAGGACGACGCCGTCACGGTCGGCCGGAGCGTCGCCCGGAACAACCTGTTCAAGGCCGCGGTGTTCGGCAACGACCCGAACTGGGGCCGGGTGCTCGCTGCGATCGGCACCACCGACGCCGAGTTCGACCCGTACGCCGTCGACGTCTCGATGAACGGGGTCCGTGTCTGCCACGCCGGCGCACCGGACGAGCCGAGCGACCGCGTCGACCTGACGCCGCGCGACACCGACGTCCTCATCGACCTCGGCGTCGGACCGTTCTCGGCGACGATCCTGACGAACGACCTCACGCACGACTACGTCCACGAGAACAGCGCGTACACCAGCTGA